The proteins below are encoded in one region of Phaseolus vulgaris cultivar G19833 chromosome 1, P. vulgaris v2.0, whole genome shotgun sequence:
- the LOC137816714 gene encoding L-type lectin-domain containing receptor kinase IX.1-like yields the protein MLATMESLHNLKTCLLFCIFLIPTITIAQSLSFNITNFNDTQSASLVGYAGVAKSVNRTIVLNPLIDNGIGRAIYGFPLRFKNSSNGHVTDFSTRFSFTIDVSTRTNYGDGFAFFVAPLAYPIPTDSGGGNLGLYGANQNNIIAVEFDTFPNTNSDPQMKHVGINNNSVISLNSSFFDIDSNIGNMGHVLITYNASAKLLAVSWFFEGTSYGFLPNTSLSYQIDLGEILPEWVTVGFSGATGASNEENVIHSWDFTSTLNSTHLNNKENDDGNDITVRNKLPVQVVAVAVSCSILFMLVVVGVSWFIIIKKRRTDDGFGFDGAAMPRRFAYKELVAATNGFADDRRLGEGGSGQVYKGFLSDLGRVVAVKRIFSDVEDSERIFRNEVKIISGLVHRNLVQFMGWCHEQGELLLVFEYMTNGSLDTHIFGNRRSLTWGVRYNIALGMARALRYLHEEVEQCVLHRDIKSSNVLLDTDFNTKISDFGIAKLVDPRLRTQKTKVVGTYGYLAPEYVKEGRASKESDMYGFGVVALEIACGRRTYEDGENNQVPLTNWVWKQYVDGNILNGADDGLKGDYDVNEMTCLLTVGIWCSHPDHRQRPKAEQVINALKQETPLPMLSL from the coding sequence ATGTTGGCTACCATGGAAAGTCTCCACAACCTTAAAACTTGTCTTCTTTTCTGCATCTTCCTCATTCCAACAATAACCATAGCTCAATCACTTTCCTTCAACATAACTAACTTTAACGATACTCAAAGTGCAAGCCTTGTTGGATATGCTGGTGTAGCCAAGAGTGTGAACAGAACCATAGTGCTAAATCCTCTCATCGACAATGGAATTGGAAGAGCCATCTATGGCTTCCCTCTACGCTTCAAAAACTCTTCTAACGGACATGTCACTGATTTTTCTACTCGTTTTTCATTCACTATCGATGTGTCCACTAGAACCAACTATGGTGACGGTTTTGCCTTCTTCGTCGCACCCCTTGCCTACCCGATTCCGACGGATTCAGGTGGTGGTAACCTCGGCCTTTACGGTGCCAACCAAAATAACATCATTGCTGTCGAATTCGACACTTTTCCAAACACTAATTCTGATCCACAAATGAAGCATGTGGGGATAAACAATAACTCTGTGATATCTCTCAACTCTTCCTTTTTTGATATTGACAGCAACATAGGGAACATGGGGCATGTGTTGATAACTTACAATGCTTCTGCCAAACTCCTTGCTGTCTCATGGTTCTTTGAGGGAACTAGTTATGGTTTTCTGCCCAACACTTCTCTTTCGTATCAGATTGACCTAGGGGAAATTCTCCCCGAGTGGGTAACTGTTGGGTTTTCGGGTGCAACCGGGGCGTCTAACGAAGAGAATGTTATTCATTCCTGGGACTTCACATCAACTCTGAATTCCACACATTTAAACAATAAAGAAAATGATGATGGAAATGACATCACAGTTAGAAACAAGCTTCCAGTCCAAGTAGTAGCTGTTGCAGTGAGTTGTTCTATTTTGTTTATGCTCGTGGTCGTTGGTGTGTCTTGGTTTATCATCATCAAGAAGAGAAGAACCGACGATGGCTTTGGTTTCGATGGAGCAGCTATGCCTAGAAGGTTTGCTTATAAGGAGTTAGTTGCAGCCACCAACGGGTTTGCAGATGATAGAAGGCTGGGAGAAGGAGGCAGTGGACAAGTTTACAAAGGGTTTCTGAGTGATCTAGGGCGCGTGGTTGCGGTGAAAAGGATTTTTTCTGATGTTGAAGATTCGGAGAGAATATTTAGAAACGAGGTGAAGATTATAAGTGGTCTTGTGCATAGAAACCTTGTGCAATTCATGGGGTGGTGCCATGAGCAAGGAGAGTTGTTACTGGTTTTTGAGTACATGACAAACGGAAGCCTTGACACTCATATATTTGGCAACAGGAGAAGTTTGACATGGGGTGTGAGATACAATATAGCGTTAGGTATGGCTAGGGCACTTCGTTATCTTCATGAAGAGGTGGAGCAGTGTGTTCTTCATAGAGATATAAAGTCAAGTAATGTTTTGTTAGACACAGATTTCAACACTAAGATTAGTGACTTTGGGATAGCAAAGTTGGTGGATCCAAGACTGAGGACTCAGAAGACAAAGGTGGTGGGAACATATGGGTACCTGGCTCCTGAATATGTGAAGGAAGGAAGGGCTAGCAAGGAGTCTGACATGTACGGTTTTGGGGTTGTGGCTTTGGAGATAGCGTGTGGAAGGAGGACTTACGAGGATGGAGAGAATAATCAGGTGCCTTTGACGAATTGGGTGTGGAAACAATATGTGGATGGAAATATTTTGAATGGTGCTGATGATGGATTGAAGGGTGATTATGATGTGAACGAAATGACATGTTTGCTCACTGTGGGAATATGGTGTAGCCACCCAGATCACAGGCAAAGGCCAAAGGCAGAACAGGTTATTAATGCTCTAAAGCAAGAAACGCCATTGCCAATGCTTTCACTATGA